A genome region from Babesia bigemina genome assembly Bbig001, chromosome : I includes the following:
- a CDS encoding mitogen activated protein kinase, putative, with product MSDHIDEHILSKFHILQKLGKGAYGIVWKVVNKETQEVVALKKIFDAFRNSTDAQRTYREIMFLHYLRKCNNIVEIKEVYAAKNDRDLYITFEYVDTDLHAVIRINILEEVHKKYILYQIIKAIHFIHSGDLLHRDLKPSNVLLNAKCNIKLADFGLARSIAHDEITDEAPVLTDYVATRWYRAPEILVGSTKYTKGVDMWAIGCILAELLINKPLFPGSSTINQLSKVIAFTGMPSEEDMESLGSPFTAMMMSSLTKIPQRSIKDYLPNAPDDAIDLVRKLLQFNPNKRISTLHALNHPYIRSFHKSNDSLAALPKAVKIPVCDNVKYDVANYRRLIYRYIEERKSHQRAHKDDASALAHEHKHAPRSPDAVKEPTNPVTTDKSADEARHTKCTANKERNSYSTQALGNLIATHKNAAKLRPVAEQPAMQANVAQPASRLPIQSWRGFFQNTCGSSVQRNNTYNQPQLVLRQKPQPQPAPAHYQCKVKHQQDSGYSGMYFF from the coding sequence ATGAGCGACCACATCGACGAACACATTCTCAGCAAGTTCCACATACTTCAGAAGTTGGGCAAAGGTGCTTATGGCATCGTCTGGAAGGTGGTGAACAAGGAGACCCAGGAAGTAGTGGCGCTGAAGAAGATATTCGATGCTTTCAGGAACTCGACGGATGCACAGAGGACGTACAGGGAAATTATGTTCCTGCATTATCTGAGGAAATGTAACAATATTGTGGAGATTAAGGAGGTATATGCCGCTAAGAACGATAGGGATCTCTACATAACTTTTGAGTATGTGGACACGGATTTGCACGCCGTTATCCGGATCAATATTTTGGAGGAAGTGCACAAGAAGTACATTCTGTACCAAATCATCAAGGCCATtcacttcatccactcaGGAGACCTGCTACACAGGGATCTTAAGCCATCAAATGTCCTGCTCAATGCAAAATGTAACATAAAGCTGGCGGATTTCGGACTCGCCAGGAGCATCGCTCATGATGAAATCACCGATGAGGCCCCAGTCCTGACGGACTACGTCGCCACCAGATGGTACCGCGCTCCCGAGATACTGGTGGGCAGCACCAAGTACACCAAGGGTGTCGACATGTGGGCAATTGGTTGTATTCTTGCGGAACTGCTTATCAACAAGCCGCTCTTTCCCGGGTCCTCCACCATCAACCAACTCTCTAAGGTAATCGCGTTCACTGGTATGCCTAGCGAGGAAGACATGGAGTCGCTCGGCTCGCCATTCAccgcgatgatgatgagctcACTCACGAAAATTCCGCAAAGATCCATTAAAGATTACCTCCCCAATGCGCCTGATGATGCCATAGACCTTGTCAGGAAGCTGTTACAATTCAACCCAAACAAGCGTATATCCACACTTCACGCCCTGAACCATCCCTACATCCGGTCATTCCACAAATCCAACGACTCTCTGGCTGCGCTACCCAAGGCTGTAAAAATCCCTGTTTGTGACAACGTCAAGTACGACGTTGCCAACTACCGCAGGCTCATATACAGGTACATCGAAGAGCGGAAGTCCCACCAAAGAGCACACAAGGACGACGCCTCAGCACTTGCGCATGAGCACAAGCATGCGCCTCGTTCACCAGATGCCGTCAAGGAGCCAACAAATCCAGTCACCACAGACAAGAGTGCCGATGAGGCTAGACACACCAAGTGCACCGCCAACAAGGAGCGGAATTCCTACTCAACCCAAGCCCTCGGAAACTTAATTGCAACTCACAAGAACGCAGCAAAACTGAGACCTGTCGcggaacaaccagctatgCAAGCGAATGTTGCCCAGCCGGCTTCAAGGTTGCCCATACAATCCTGGCGAGGCTTTTTCCAGAACACGTGCGGATCGAGCGTCCAAAGGAATAACACCTACAATCAACCACAGCTGGTACTGAGGCAGAAACCCCAGCCACAACCTGCACCTGCTCACTACCAATGCAAAGTCAAGCATCAGCAGGACTCAGGTTACAGTGGCATGTACTTCTTCTGA
- a CDS encoding membrane protein, putative translates to MASIVGVACHFGLCRSSKRANRLFPGGQNLGAPAAPHGASQEGYNVCVAAGCNQFESDSSNPLQHQCGMHTVCKRCPTPGVSNADICHLFPPTQGRINVIEGSMDTTSSGHHGAYEGGHSEDDEGDEGSFLEINSFDMKFRPSTSNADIKSYARSCAVDRDGFVDVAVRVVLQWYKVPGKESPKEAAYEEEGEEDGMLEMEPASRLSLDDLDYSSDDEGGSFLEIFPQLGEKLRGMFSSDKDSDDDGSDGGDHGAIGMVVHGLAAAGHGAYNRVKRLFKSPKLQVHYSVSHQTLSSCRQSQRWEGSLHGSSLIFTSNQNIRILASNLQSKFFVDNLKVHVTCKDCEQLQSRSCVQVHCAQRQPPARIHALRSFTHPPTAPTLQPIAMHPPPAAGIGHAVPPIAPAAVHTAPLNVYDPNTIVAHIASHSGNFADAPGVLIATIVILLCTIELLG, encoded by the exons ATGGCGTCTATCGTTGGCGTTGCTTGCCATTTCGGCCTTTGCCGGAGCTCCAAAC GCGCTAATCGTCTATTCCCCGGGGGGCAGAATTTGGGAGCTCCTGCGGCGCCGCATGGCGCAAGCCAAGAAGGATACAACGTCTGTGTAGCTGCGGGATGTAATCAATTCGAGTCAGACAGTTCCAATCCGCTGCAGCACCAATGCGGCATGCATACTGTCTGCAAGCGGTGTCCAACCCCCGGAGTAAGCAACGCGGACATTTGCCATCTGTTCCCGCCCACGCAAGGCCGCATCAACGTAATAGAGGGTAGTATGGATACAACCAGTTCTGGGCATCATGGAGCTTATGAGGGTGGGCACTcggaggatgatgagggcgacgaagGCTCTTTTTTGGAGATAAACTCGTTTGACATGAAGTTCAGGCCGTCCACTTCCAACGCCGATATCAAATCATATGCGAGATCTTGCGCAGTTGATAGGGATGGGTTCGTAGACGTCGCAGTTCGAGTTGTTTTGCAGTGGTACAAGGTTCCAGGGAAGGAGAGCCCTAAGGAGGCGGCATACGAGGAAGAAGGCGAAGAAGATGGCATGCTTGAGATGGAGCCAGCGTCACGATTATCTTTGGATGATTTGGACTATTCCTCAGATGATGAAGGTGGATCGTTTCTCGAAATATTCCCACAGTTAGGTGAAAAATTACGGGGGATGTTTTCGTCCGACAAAGACTCCGACGATGACGGttccgacggcggcgaccaCGGTGCCATCGGGATGGTGGTGCACGGTCTGGCTGCTGCCGGCCATGGCGCCTACAACCGCGTCAAACGGCTCTTCAAGTCGCCCAAATTGCAGGTCCACTATAGCGTGAGCCATCAGACGTTATCGAGCTGTAGGCAGTCCCAGCGATGGGAGGGATCGCTCCACGGTTCATCGCTGATATTCACGTCTAACCAGAACATCAGGATCCTAGCGTCAAATCTACAGAGCAAATTCTTTGTGGACAACTTAAAGGTACACGTGACGTGTAAGGATTGCGAACAGCTGCAGTCACGTTCATGCGTTCAGGTACACTGCGCCCAGAGGCAGCCGCCTGCGCGCATCCACGCGTTACGTAGCTTCACGCACCCGCCAACGGCGCCCACTCTCCAGCCCATCGCTATGCATCCGCCGCCAGCAGCCGGGATAGGGCACGCTGTGCCTCCAATCGCACCTGCAGCTGTGCACACGGCGCCGCTCAACGTCTACGACCCTAACACCATAGTGGCACATATCGCATCACACTCGGGGAACTTCGCAGACGCTCCCGGCGTCCTGATTGCCACTATCGTTATTCTGCTCTGCACAATAGAACTGTTGGGTTAA
- a CDS encoding succinly CoA-ligase beta subunit, putative: MSNISCRGFSITRSMAGGRLAPKGSFATCYQCRDSKRFLNVSEFGGMKLLKERGIPTPMNLLARSPVEAESITREILSNTKCGQVVMKAQVLTGGRGKGKFVGTEISGVELVQSPDLAKVTAEKMIGNILVTKQTGKSGLKCKEVIVAEKLNLAKERYISFMLDRKSSTIMAIATKHGGGNVEEVSEKDPSAVLTIGINPLKGISDVEVGKIADHLDFSESLKEETKKVVKGLYDTFVKNDALLLEINPISETNDQKLVACDSKIIIDDNADFRQKDIFASVAPPENELEARALEAGLNYIPLGGNVACIVNGAGLAMATLDLLTHHGGTPANFLDVGGSATSDMLGQALDIVASDSNAKVLLVNIVGGIVHCDKFATSFVEATKKSKMQIPVVMRLQGTKSDVAKKILHEAQIPHIFCSDFDSAAKSAVEIANAS; this comes from the coding sequence ATGAGTAATATCTCGTGTCGTGGGTTTTCCATCACCCGTTCAATGGCCGGGGGACGGCTTGCCCCTAAGGGTAGCTTTGCCACGTGCTACCAATGCCGCGATTCGAAGCGATTCCTCAACGTTTCGGAATTCGGTGGCATGAAATTGCTTAAGGAGCGTGGAATTCCCACGCCAATGAACCTCCTTGCGCGCTCCCCGGTTGAGGCTGAAAGCATCACGCGTGAAATCCTGAGTAACACCAAATGTGGCCAGGTCGTCATGAAAGCGCAAGTACTTACGGGAGGAAGAGGAAAAGGGAAGTTCGTCGGCACTGAGATATCTGGCGTCGAGCTCGTGCAATCTCCGGATTTGGCCAAGGTCACCGCCGAAAAGATGATTGGCAACATCCTTGTCACCAAACAAACAGGCAAATCAGGGTTGAAGTGCAAAGAAGTCATTGTTGCCGAGAAATTGAACCTCGCTAAGGAGAGATACATCTCGTTTATGCTCGACCGCAAGTCCAGTACCATAATGGCCATCGCCACGAAACATGGTGGCGGcaatgtggaggaggtttCAGAGAAAGATCCGTCAGCCGTTCTCACTATAGGTATCAACCCATTGAAGGGCATATCCGACGTCGAAGTGGGCAAAATAGCCGACCATCTGGACTTCTCGGAAAGCCTCAAGGAAGAAACCAAAAAGGTTGTCAAAGGATTGTATGACACCTTCGTCAAAAATGACGCTCTTTTGTTGGAAATAAACCCAATATCGGAAACTAACGACCAGAAGTTGGTTGCCTGCGACTCAAAAATCATCATAGACGACAATGCGGATTTCAGACAGAAGGACATATTTGCATCCGTCGCGCCGCCAGAAAACGAACTAGAGGCACGCGCTTTAGAGGCCGGGTTGAACTACATACCCCTTGGGGGCAACGTGGCCTGCATTGTGAATGGAGCGGGGCTAGCGATGGCCACACTAGATCTCCTGACACACCATGGAGGTACGCCTGCTAACTTCCTAGACGTCGGAGGGAGCGCCACCAGCGATATGCTCGGACAAGCGCTAGATATCGTGGCATCGGACTCTAATGCGAAGGTGCTTTTGGTAAATATTGTAGGTGGAATCGTTCACTGTGACAAATTCGCAACCTCCTTCGTGGAAGCCACCAAAAAGTCAAAAATGCAAATACCTGTAGTCATGCGTCTCCAGGGAACGAAATCAGACGTGGCGAAGAAAATTTTGCACGAGGCACAGATACCACATATTTTTTGCTCAGATTTTGATTCGGCTGCAAAGTCGGCTGTAGAGATTGCAAACGCGTCTTGA
- a CDS encoding GTPase subfamily protein, putative → MGGGKSQKGGKHGFIGRTLAHDILARQAKQDDLMLGDRPYRPVEHSVVERKSLDEFTLAAEHGLETYLSTRGGTREVLASDFNTQLARMVDYSESKDDRVFPAVPIPRRCLFFDDEQRETIAKLIKQREHAQHLKEKRVNKRRNKKLVDMYMHGSGPKPVNGIFDPLKLRTKMKNASHGNVVGSGSDSEDLSDFDLEDDEEGEEEPGYATDEEDEGAEGSEGSSECDSEVSEDSSEDSEDEGANDAARTPMSPARSKRSVRFAEPLRSPAGAPKWRRQPTGIALKSGRMNTFKARANMAKRTSQDDYSSEEDEDDDISDEYYSDDDVEEEEDEDEDEDGIDEGEDEDEDEDDSGFETEEIVETPPPEAALPARAESCGVKVSESQPNENVKVKQVARDLKYVKEYKTAIEHEVSSVDICKMDANELNRIETKCFYTWRKLLAQIEDEEERVVTPYEKNIEFWRQLWRVIERSHILLIIIDARDPLFYRVPDLESYVKEVDSRKEMMLILNKADYLTLELRKAWAEYFKSQGIDFVFFSTIWGKNDKPHAGAEQQQEDPCCKVYNVAMLLEKINGYRQRQSAVFSELNDADNAEIPLYTVGFVGYPNVGKSSLINCLMEATKTNVSCQPGKTKHLQTLPLKKENITLCDCPGLIFPNIVSTKHHLLINGIVATAHFRGSLIFAVQLICNRIPKQLCERYDVDRAECVILGRDSKPILFSQKFLEFICHSRKFYSGGKGGQPDLGRAAKLVVKDYVSGSLLYCAWPPTCRQTMVEFEAEQTRDLAESLSNLNIAGKGTSRLNNDMKVSSEVKREESKLQEWLLATGEDIPEAKEKPMTKRKMRFLIKGKRKSDKKKTVEPYA, encoded by the exons ATGGGAGGTGGGAAGAGCCAAAAAGGTGGCAAGCATGGCTTCATCGGTAGGACGCTGGCGCACGATATCCTCGCCAGGCAGGCTAAACAGGACGACTTGATGCTCGGCGATCGGCCATACCGACCGGTGGAGCACTCAGTAGTCGAGCGTAAAAGTCTAGATGAGTTcacacttgctgctgaACATGGTCTGGAGACCTATCTGAGCACCCGTGGCGGCACCAGGGAGGTGCTCGCATCAGACTTCAACACCCAACtggcgcggatggtggaCTACTCGGAATCGAAGGATGACAGGGTGTTTCCCGCGGTGCCAATACCACGCAGATGCCTCTTCTTCGACGACGAGCAGAGGGAAACCATCGCCAAGCTGATCAAGCAGCGGGAGCACGCACAACACCTCAAGGAAAAACGCGTCAACAAACGCAGAAACAAGAAACTCGTTGATATGTATATGCACGGATCGGGGCCGAAACCGGTAAATGGGATATTTGACCCGCTAAAGTTGCGtacgaaaatgaagaatGCATCGCACGGGAACGTGGTAGGCAGCGGCAGCGACAGTGAAGACCTAAGTGACTTCGATCTGGAAGACGATgaagagggggaagaagaaCCCGGTTACGCAACAGACGAAGAAGATGAAGGCGCAGAAGGGTCTGAGGGATCATCGGAATGCGACAGCGAAGTTTCGGAAGATTCATCTGAGGACTCTGAAGATGAGGGTGCCAATGACGCTGCAAGAACGCCAATGTCACCTGCACGATCGAAGCGCTCTGTCAGGTTTGCTGAACCGCTACGTAGCCCTGCTGGCGCCCCTAAATGGCGACGTCAACCTACTGGGATTGCACTAAAGTCGGGGCGTATGAATACGTTCAAGGCAAGAGCCAACATGGCCAAGCGCACCTCGCAGGATGATTATAGCAGTGAGGAGGATGAGGATGACGACATTTCGGATGAGTATTACAGTGATGATGATgttgaggaggaggaggatgaggatgaagatgaggatGGTATTGATGAGGGagaagatgaagatgaagatgaagatgacAGTGGATTTGAGACCGAGGAAATTGTGGAGACACCCCCGCCCGAAGCTGCCCTGCCTGCTCGTGCAGAAAGTTGCGGTGTAAAGGTGTCAGAATCGCAACCAAACGAGAATGTGAAGGTCAAACAAGTGGCGCGAGACCTGAAATACGTCAAGGAATATAAAACAGCCATCGAGCACGAGGTGTCTAGCGTGGATATCTGCAAGATGGATGCCAACGAACTCAATCGCATTGAAACCAAATGCTTCTACACATGGAGGAAGCTGCTGGCACAAATTGAagatgaggaggagagAGTGGTAACACCGTACGAAAAGAACATAGAGTTCTGGAGGCAGCTGTGGAGGGTGATCGAGCGCAGCCACATCCTGCTGATCATAATCGACGCAAGAGACCCCCTGTTTTACAGGGTACCGGACCTTGAATCGTACGTCAAGGAGGTCGACAGCAGGAAGGAAATGATGCTCATCCTCAACAAGGCCGACTATCTCACCCTGGAGCTGCGGAAGGCTTGGGCAGAATATTTCAAATCACAG GGCATCGATTTCGTATTCTTCTCCACAATTTGGGGGAAGAATGACAAGCCTCATGCAGGGGCTGAACAGCAGCAAGAGGACCCCTGCTGCAAGGTCTACAATGTGGCCATGCTGTTGGAGAAAATCAACGGCTACCGCCAACGACAGTCTGCCGTGTTCTCCGAGCTGAATGATGCAGATAATGCCGAGATACCGTTATACACTGTGGGATTTGTAGGATACCCCAACGTGGGTAAAAGTTCGCTCATCAACTGCCTCATGGAGGCAACGAAGACCAACGTGAGTTGCCAACCCGGGAAAACGAAACACCTGCAAACCCTGCCATTGAAGAAGGAAAACATAACCCTCTGCGATTGCCCAG GGCTCATCTTCCCCAACATTGTCTCAACGAAGCACCACCTGCTCATAAACGGCATCGTCGCAACCGCCCACTTCAGGGGCAGTCTGATATTTGCCGTGCAGCTCATATGCAACCGCATACCGAAACAGCTGTGCGAACGCTATGACGTTGACCGGGCAGAATGTGTCATACTCGGAAGGGACAGCAAGCCCATTCTCTTCAGCCAAAAGTTCCTGGAATTCATTTGTCACAGCAGGAAATTCTACTCCGGCGGCAAGGGCGGGCAGCCGGATCTCGGCAGGGCTGCCAAACTGGTTGTGAAGGACTACGTCAGCGGCAGCCTGCTCTACTGCGCATGGCCCCCGACGTGCAGGCAGACCATGGTGGAGTTTGAGGCAGAGCAAACTAGGGACCTAGCTGAGTCCTTAAGCAACCTGAATATCGCAGGCAAGGGAACGAGCAGACTCAACAACGACATGAAAGTTTCGAGCGAGGTCAAGCGAGAGGAATCGAAGCTCCAGGAGTGGCTTTTGGCCACGGGAGAAGACATACCCGAGGCAAAGGAGAAGCCCATGACCAAACGCAAAATGCGGTTCCTAATCAAAGGAAAGCGCAAAAGCGACAAAAAGAAAACTGTCGAACCGTATGCTTAA